The DNA sequence ATAATCTTACAACTATTCAAGCTGCAAATTATAACTCCCCCCATCAGATTGTAATTTCAGGACTAAAAGAAGACGTATTAAAAGCCCAACCTATATTTGAACAAGCTGGAGCAAAGCTTTATATACCATTAAATGTTAGTGGAGCTTTTCATACAGTTTACATGGAACCTGCAAAGATTGAATTTACAGAATTTATTCAAACACTCGAATTTTCAAATACCATATCCATACCGGTTATATCTAATGTTTATGCAAGACCCTATAAGCCAAACAAAATAAAAGAAACACTTAGCCAGCAAATTACAAGCCCTGTAAGGTGGACTGAAATTATTTGTTATTTGCTTGGAAGAGGAGAAATGCAATTTGAAGAAATAGGGCCAGGCAAAGTTTTAACAGGTCTTATTGCTAAAATAAAGATAGAAGCTCAGCCTATTTTTCTTGATGAAGAATTAGAGGAAATCGATGAAACAACAGAGCTGGAAAAACAAGAAGAAAAAATGGAAGAGCCAATATCTTTAGCCTTAGACAGCGAATCAGTACCTGAAAAAATTCCTGCAGAAGCAAAAGAAGATGAAATTCTTAAAGAACAAAAAACAATAAACCTTGACGATTTACCACAAATAACTGCTAAATCCCTTGGAAGCGATGAATACAAAAAGGAATACAATCTTAAATATGCTTATGTAGCAGGAGCTATGTATAAAGCAATTGCGTCAAAAGAGCTTGTAGTAAAAATGGGAAAAGCTAATCTTATGGCGTATTTCGGAACTGGAGGCATAAGTTTATCAGAAATTGAAGATGCTATAAAATACATTCAAAAAGAATTAGGAGATAAATATTCATATGGAATGAATCTTTTACATCATCCCATGAGTCCAGAAACAGAAGAAAAAACTGTTGATCTTTTCTTAAAATATGGAGTTAAAAATGTTGAAGCTGCCGCATTTATGCAAATGACTCCAGCTCTTGTTAAATATAGATTAAAAGGGCTTAAATTAGGGTCTGACGGCTCTATAATATGTGAAAACCGAATTCAAGGGAAATTATCCAGACCAGAAGTTGCTCAAGCTTTTTTAACCCCAGCTCCTGAACGCATAGTGAAAAAACTTCTCGAAGAAAATAAAATCACAAGCATTGAAGCAGATTTATCTCAAAAAATTCCAATGGCTTATGATGTATGCGTTGAGTCTGATTCTGGAGGACACACTGACCAAGGTATTCCTTATGTTTTAATGCCAGCCATGATTAAACTTAGGGATGAAATGATGCAAAAATATAATTATCCAAAAAAAATACGAGTTGGTGCAGCTGGCGGTATCGGATCTCCAGAAGCGGCTGCCGCTGCATTCATGCTTGGAGCTGACTTTATAGTAACTGGCTCCATAAATCAATGCACAGTAGAAGCTGGAACCAGCGATTCAGCGAAAGATCTTTTGCAGCAAATAAATGTTCAAGATACAGATTACGCCCCAGCGGGTGATATGTTTGAAATGGGCGCAAAAGTTCAAGTGTTAAAAAAAGGATTATTTTTTCCAGCAAGGGCAAATAAATTATATAGCCTCTATCAGCAGTATAACAGCATTGACGAAATTGACGAAAAAACAAAAAAACAAATTCAGGAAAAATATTTCAAAAAGAATTTTGAAGATATTTATGCAGAAACAAAAGAATTTTTTAAAAACACTCCTGACATAATTGAAAAAGCAGAAAAAAATCCTAAATATAAAATGGCTTTAATATTTAGGTGGTATTTTGGATATTCAACAAGAATAGCCCTTTCAGGAGATGAATCTAATAAAGTTGATTATCAAATTCACTGCGGCCCAGCTTTAGGAGCGTTCAATCAATGGGTAAAAGGAACTGATCTTGAAAATTGGAAAAATAGACATGTTGATGAAATAGGGACATTATTAATGGAAGAAACAGCAAAACTTTTAAATCAAAGGTTGAAAGAAATGCTGAAAATTTTATAATATTAAATAATGACATATTATTTCTATTTTTCAATACTAAAACTTGAATAAACCTTATATTTTGGCCTTAGCCAACGGAATGATATGTCATTTAATAATTAAACTGGATTTCTTAGCTAATGAAAAAAAAACTTAAATTCGGAATTCTTCCTCAGCCTGACGATACTACTTGCGGACCAACCTGTCTCCATGCAGTTTATAATTATTTCGGAAATAAAATTAAACTTGATAAGGTCATACGGGAAGTTAAATCCTTTGAAGACGGAGGCACATTAGCTGTTTTTCTTGGAATCCACGCTTTATCAAAGGGATATAACGCAACTATCTACACATTTGATATTCATATTTTTGATCCTACATGGTTCACAATGGATAGAAAAAAAATGATAAGCAGATTAGCTATGCAAATGCAGGTAAAAACTGACGCAAAAATTAAAGAAATCTGTAAAGCGTATTTAGATTTTTTTAATCTTGGTGGAAATATAGAGTTCAGAGATCTTACAACTACTTTAATCAAAAATTTACTGAAAAAATCTTATCCAATACTTACGGGCTTATCAGCAACTTATTTGTATAGAACTCCCCGTGAATTTCAAGTCGGAAAAAAATTAATTTATGATGATGTAAGAGGAGATCCATCAGGCCATTTTGTTGTTCTTTGCGGATATGATATTAAAGATCGCACCGCTTTAGTTGCTGATCCACTTATGCCTAATCCTATAAGTGATGAACAAATTTATAACGTAAATCTTAATCGTTTAATATTAGCAATAATGCTTGGAAGTATCACCTTTGATGCAAATTTATTAGTAATTACACCTAAAACAACCAAATAATAAGGAGGAAATATCGTGTCTGTTCTGGTAGTTATTGAAAATCCAGAAGAATGTTCTTTATCATTTACAGGCATTGAACCTGTAGCAGCAAGAATATACCTAACGGATAATTCTTTTTTTAATCTTAAAGGAGTAAAAGTCTTTAATATATGTCAATCCTATAGATATCAAAGCATAGGATATTATGTATCACTTTTAGCTGAAGCTCGTAAACATAAACCTATACCTAATACTACAACTATTCAAGATATGAAATCTGTTGGAATTATTCGTCTTATATCTGATGAACTTGACGAATTTTTGCAAAAACAATTATCCAGTAATGATTTTAAAAAAATGTCTTTGAATATTTATTTCGGAAAATGCATTGATAAAAATTTTGAAAATATGGCTTCAAAATTATTTAAATATTTCCCTTCACCATTTTTAAAGGCAGATTTCACATTTCAAGGTTACTGGCAAATGACTAATATTTCGCCTTTAGCTATAAAAGAAATTCCAGAAGAAGAAAGACATTTTGCTCAGTCCGTAGCATCAGAATTTTTTGCAGGTAAAAAGCTTTTTATTCCAAAAAGATCTATTTCACGCTACGACATTGCAATTTTAACTGATCCTAAAGAAAAAAGACCACCTTCTAATGCAAAAGCTTTAAAAAAATTTGTAAAAGCTGCTGAATCTCTCAATATCGGAACGGAATTCATTACAAAAGATGACTCAAACAGGCTATCTGAATTTGATGGATTGTTTATACGAGAAACAACTAATGTACATCACCATACGTATAGGATGGCTCGTAAAGCTGCTGCTGAAGGACTTGTAGTAATTGATGACCCTGAATCAATATTGCGGTGTTCCAATAAGGTTTTTTTAGCTGAACTTTTAAACCTCAATAAAATTCCTATCCCTAAAACACGAATATTGCACGCAAAAAATATTGAGCAAATATCATCAGAATTTAAGTTTCCTTGCATATTAAAAGAGCCTGATAGTTCGTTTTCTCAAGGAGTTGTTATGGCCGATAATTCTGATGATTTTTATTATTTATCTAAAAAAATGCTAAAAGGTTCAGACCTTCTAATAGTACAAGAATATATCCCTTCAGAATATGATTGGCGTATTGGGATTTTAGATCAAAGGCCTTTATTTGCATGTAAATATTATATGGCTCAAAAACATTGGCAGATAGTTGGAAAAGATAAAGCAGGAAAAGATGTTTATGGCAAAGTGGATACAGTTCCTGTTGGCATCGCTCCTAAAAATGTTGTAAAAATAGCTTTAAAAGCCGCCAACCTTATTGGTGATGGACTTTATGGCGTTGATTTAAAACAAATTGACGATAAAGTATATATTATCGAAATAAATGATAATCCAAATATAGATACTGGTCTTGAAGATGAAGTTTTGCAGGACGAATTGTATTTGAAAATAATGGAAGTTTTTTTAAAAAGAATTGAAACATCTAAATTTAGGAGGATAGACGATTGAGTTTTCCATTTCATATTTTTGACGTTTTTGGAATTGAACTTGAGTATATGATTGTCAATAAAGATAC is a window from the Desulfobacterales bacterium genome containing:
- the fabD gene encoding ACP S-malonyltransferase, which produces MDNQIVFMFSGQGSQFFQMGNELYESHPIFQKWMKKLDAVCLDINGTSIIDKIFDKTKKKSDLFDNTLHTHPAIFMVEYALAKTLIEEGIEPDYVLGSSLGEFASAALSNAITFEKAIESIIKQAEILEFRCKKGGMAAILYDSNLYYESKILHENSQIAAINFQSHFVVSGRIEKLDLIENFLRERNITYMRIPVSLPFHSSFIDDAENDYKAYLSEQTYKKPEIPMISCISASIIDTIDKNYFWNVVRQPILFEKTIKELYKKNKFIYIDLGPSGTSSVFVKYNLEKILEPKCFNIITPFGNDLKNLEKLKGEVQKDYSIHKKSLNKQIKEDHKMLTFVFPGQGSQKKGMGGVLFDDFKDLTSIADEILGYSIKTLCMEDPENKLGQTQYTQPALYVVNALSYLKKVNETETLPNYVAGHSLGEYDALFASGIFSFETGLKLVQKRGALMSQAKGGGMAAVIGLSQEKIETILKENNLTTIQAANYNSPHQIVISGLKEDVLKAQPIFEQAGAKLYIPLNVSGAFHTVYMEPAKIEFTEFIQTLEFSNTISIPVISNVYARPYKPNKIKETLSQQITSPVRWTEIICYLLGRGEMQFEEIGPGKVLTGLIAKIKIEAQPIFLDEELEEIDETTELEKQEEKMEEPISLALDSESVPEKIPAEAKEDEILKEQKTINLDDLPQITAKSLGSDEYKKEYNLKYAYVAGAMYKAIASKELVVKMGKANLMAYFGTGGISLSEIEDAIKYIQKELGDKYSYGMNLLHHPMSPETEEKTVDLFLKYGVKNVEAAAFMQMTPALVKYRLKGLKLGSDGSIICENRIQGKLSRPEVAQAFLTPAPERIVKKLLEENKITSIEADLSQKIPMAYDVCVESDSGGHTDQGIPYVLMPAMIKLRDEMMQKYNYPKKIRVGAAGGIGSPEAAAAAFMLGADFIVTGSINQCTVEAGTSDSAKDLLQQINVQDTDYAPAGDMFEMGAKVQVLKKGLFFPARANKLYSLYQQYNSIDEIDEKTKKQIQEKYFKKNFEDIYAETKEFFKNTPDIIEKAEKNPKYKMALIFRWYFGYSTRIALSGDESNKVDYQIHCGPALGAFNQWVKGTDLENWKNRHVDEIGTLLMEETAKLLNQRLKEMLKIL
- a CDS encoding peptidase-C39 like family protein, coding for MKKKLKFGILPQPDDTTCGPTCLHAVYNYFGNKIKLDKVIREVKSFEDGGTLAVFLGIHALSKGYNATIYTFDIHIFDPTWFTMDRKKMISRLAMQMQVKTDAKIKEICKAYLDFFNLGGNIEFRDLTTTLIKNLLKKSYPILTGLSATYLYRTPREFQVGKKLIYDDVRGDPSGHFVVLCGYDIKDRTALVADPLMPNPISDEQIYNVNLNRLILAIMLGSITFDANLLVITPKTTK
- a CDS encoding RimK family protein, which codes for MSVLVVIENPEECSLSFTGIEPVAARIYLTDNSFFNLKGVKVFNICQSYRYQSIGYYVSLLAEARKHKPIPNTTTIQDMKSVGIIRLISDELDEFLQKQLSSNDFKKMSLNIYFGKCIDKNFENMASKLFKYFPSPFLKADFTFQGYWQMTNISPLAIKEIPEEERHFAQSVASEFFAGKKLFIPKRSISRYDIAILTDPKEKRPPSNAKALKKFVKAAESLNIGTEFITKDDSNRLSEFDGLFIRETTNVHHHTYRMARKAAAEGLVVIDDPESILRCSNKVFLAELLNLNKIPIPKTRILHAKNIEQISSEFKFPCILKEPDSSFSQGVVMADNSDDFYYLSKKMLKGSDLLIVQEYIPSEYDWRIGILDQRPLFACKYYMAQKHWQIVGKDKAGKDVYGKVDTVPVGIAPKNVVKIALKAANLIGDGLYGVDLKQIDDKVYIIEINDNPNIDTGLEDEVLQDELYLKIMEVFLKRIETSKFRRIDD